A single region of the Glycine max cultivar Williams 82 chromosome 20, Glycine_max_v4.0, whole genome shotgun sequence genome encodes:
- the LOC100500538 gene encoding uncharacterized protein LOC100500538, with translation MATQSYLLNLNTFRVHAGISGRQCKPSIFKPSNFGFRVWKSSKYHTKRNVNGNSGVMQCCSCYTEVGASAGITISSLVNAATTHISLNSDVDLNTLKLSIQETSPASTDLMTRLVLADLDPDTAKLAIGFLGPFLSVFGFLFILRIVMSWYPKLPVGKFPYVIAYAPTEPLLIPTRKVIPPLAGVDVTPVVWFGLISFLNEILVGPQGLLVLLSQQVN, from the exons ATGGCAACGCAATCTTATCTTCTGAATCTAAACACTTTTCGTGTTCATGCGGGAATCAGTG GACGGCAATGCAAGCCTTCAATATtcaaaccaagcaattttggcTTTAGGGTCTGG AAAAGTTCAAAGTATCACACTAAAAGAAATGTCAATGGCAATTCCGGAGTCATGCAATGTTGCTCATGCTACACAGAAGTTGGAGCTTCTGCTGGCATAACAATATCCTCACTAGTGAATGCAGCCACCACACATATATCTCTTAATTCAGATGTAGACTTGAATACTCTCAAGCTGAGCATACAAGAAACTTCACCCGCTTCCACAGATTTAATGACAAGATTGGTGCTTGCAGATCTTGACCCTGATACTGCAAAGTTGGCCATTGGATTTCTAGGTCCCTTCCTCTCAGTGTTTGGTTTTCTCTTTATATTGAGAATAGTCATGTCTTGGTACCCAAAACTCCCAGTGGGAAAATTTCCATATGTAATAGCGTATGCTCCCACTGAGCCACTTCTCATTCCTACCCGCAAAGTGATTCCTCCTCTTGCTGGTGTGGACGTTACTCCTGTAGTCTGGTTTGGATTGATCAGTTTTCTTAATGAAATATTAGTAGGTCCACAAGGATTACTAGTTCTCCTTTCCCAACAAGTCAATTAG